Proteins found in one Oribacterium sp. oral taxon 102 genomic segment:
- the rfbC gene encoding dTDP-4-dehydrorhamnose 3,5-epimerase has product MGQIKVEKAPIEGLYVITPTVHGDERGYFMETYNQQDLREAGLNMIFVQDNQSMSVKGVLRGLHYQKQYPQGKLVRVIRGRVYDVAVDLRKESPSYGQYFGVELSAENQKQFYISEGFAHGFLVLSDTAEFCYKVTDFYHPGDEGGLAWNDPEIGIRWPELCGNYAGTASAEGYRLSDGTPLTLSEKDQRWLGLRDSFRFEG; this is encoded by the coding sequence ATGGGACAAATCAAGGTAGAGAAGGCGCCGATTGAGGGCTTGTACGTCATTACGCCGACGGTGCACGGAGACGAACGCGGCTATTTCATGGAGACCTACAATCAGCAGGATCTCCGTGAAGCGGGGCTCAATATGATTTTCGTGCAGGACAATCAGAGCATGTCCGTAAAGGGCGTGCTGCGCGGGCTGCATTATCAGAAGCAATACCCGCAGGGCAAGCTCGTCCGGGTCATCCGCGGACGGGTCTATGACGTCGCCGTCGATCTCCGGAAGGAAAGCCCCAGCTACGGGCAGTATTTCGGCGTAGAGCTCAGTGCGGAAAATCAGAAGCAGTTCTATATTTCCGAGGGCTTCGCGCACGGCTTCCTCGTGCTCTCCGATACCGCAGAATTCTGCTACAAGGTCACGGACTTCTACCACCCGGGCGACGAGGGCGGGCTCGCCTGGAATGATCCGGAGATCGGCATTCGCTGGCCGGAGCTCTGTGGGAACTATGCAGGCACCGCCTCCGCAGAGGGCTACCGCCTTTCGGACGGAACCCCTCTTACGCTCTCCGAAAAGGATCAGCGCTGGCTCGGACTTCGGGACAGCTTCCGCTTCGAAGGGTAA
- a CDS encoding Fur family transcriptional regulator — protein MNYSRQREAVKEQLKLHHDHPTADLIFAELREKDPNISLATVYRNLKLLSEVGEIQKLSFVSGADHFDPNTSNHYHFVCDRCGRIFDVPIEVTKDLDMRAEDFLPAEITGHELVFHGICDDCREKQAV, from the coding sequence ATGAATTATTCGAGACAAAGGGAGGCCGTGAAGGAGCAGCTGAAGCTTCATCACGATCATCCGACAGCGGATCTCATTTTCGCTGAACTGAGAGAAAAGGATCCCAACATCAGCCTCGCGACAGTTTATCGGAATTTGAAGCTGCTTTCCGAGGTGGGGGAGATCCAGAAACTTTCCTTCGTGTCCGGTGCAGATCATTTTGACCCGAACACCTCCAATCATTATCACTTCGTCTGCGACCGCTGCGGAAGGATATTCGATGTGCCGATAGAGGTGACGAAGGATCTGGACATGCGGGCGGAGGACTTTCTCCCTGCGGAGATCACGGGACATGAGCTGGTATTCCATGGAATCTGCGACGACTGCAGGGAGAAGCAGGCGGTGTAG
- a CDS encoding NADH peroxidase: MKTWVCSVCGYVFEGEQAPEVCPVCKAPASKFIEQGGEMTWAAEHVVGVASDAPEDIKADLRANFEGECSEVGMYLAMSRVAFREGYPEIGEYWKTAAFEEAEHASKFAELLGECVSASTKENLTVRVKAENGATAGKTDLAKRAKALNLDAIHDTVHEMARDEARHGKAFAGLLKRYFG, from the coding sequence ATGAAGACTTGGGTATGTTCGGTATGCGGTTATGTGTTCGAGGGCGAGCAGGCTCCGGAGGTATGTCCGGTTTGCAAGGCGCCGGCTTCGAAGTTCATCGAGCAGGGCGGAGAGATGACATGGGCGGCAGAGCACGTCGTAGGCGTGGCTTCCGACGCGCCGGAGGATATCAAGGCTGACCTCCGTGCAAATTTCGAGGGAGAGTGCTCTGAGGTCGGTATGTATCTCGCGATGTCCAGAGTGGCGTTCCGCGAGGGGTATCCGGAGATCGGCGAGTATTGGAAGACCGCAGCCTTCGAGGAGGCAGAGCATGCATCGAAGTTCGCGGAGCTCCTCGGCGAGTGCGTATCCGCATCCACCAAGGAGAACCTTACGGTTCGTGTGAAGGCAGAGAACGGCGCTACCGCGGGCAAGACCGACCTCGCGAAGAGGGCAAAGGCGCTGAACCTCGATGCGATTCACGATACTGTACATGAGATGGCACGCGATGAGGCAAGACATGGCAAGGCGTTTGCCGGACTGCTGAAGAGATACTTCGGCTGA
- the gpmI gene encoding 2,3-bisphosphoglycerate-independent phosphoglycerate mutase yields the protein MTNRKPVVLLILDGYGLNPQKEGNAIAMAETPVMDRLEAECPFVPGYASGLAVGLPDGQMGNSEVGHMNMGAGRIVYQELTRISKSIQDGDFFENAELLAAVRNCQEKDSALHLMGLVSDGGVHSHLEHIFGLLELAKRNGLKRVYLHAFLDGRDTPPDSGRLFLRAVEEKMAELSVGEIATISGRYYAMDRDKNYDRVVRAYDAMTKGVGVTASSASEAIEASYQREVLDEFVEPTVIQKDGAPTATIQDGDSVIFFNFRPDRAREMTHCFCDTDFRFFERPHRIETCFVCFTDYDPLIPNKLVAFKKQSITNTLGEYVASLGLRQVRIAETEKYAHVTFFFNGGVEEPNPGEDRILVPSPKDVATYDLKPQMSCPEVCDRMVEAIGSGKYDLVITNFANPDMVGHTGVIPAAVKAIEVVDEAVGRVVEAVKKADGQLFILADHGNADKMIDEKTGEPFTAHTTNPVPFILVNADPKYTLRENGCLADVAPTLLQLMELPQPAEMTGKSLLIEK from the coding sequence ATGACGAATAGAAAACCTGTTGTACTTTTGATCTTAGATGGATACGGACTGAACCCACAGAAGGAGGGAAATGCCATCGCGATGGCGGAGACACCGGTCATGGATCGGCTCGAGGCGGAGTGCCCGTTCGTTCCCGGCTACGCGTCGGGGCTCGCGGTCGGACTTCCGGACGGGCAGATGGGGAACTCTGAGGTCGGACATATGAATATGGGCGCCGGCCGCATCGTCTATCAGGAGCTGACCCGCATCAGCAAGTCGATTCAGGACGGAGATTTCTTTGAAAATGCAGAGCTGCTCGCGGCAGTGCGGAACTGTCAGGAGAAGGATTCTGCCCTGCATCTGATGGGGCTGGTTTCCGACGGCGGCGTGCATTCTCATCTGGAGCATATCTTCGGATTGCTGGAGCTTGCGAAGCGGAATGGGCTCAAGCGGGTTTATCTCCATGCCTTTCTCGACGGCAGGGATACGCCGCCGGATTCCGGGCGGCTTTTCCTCCGGGCGGTAGAGGAGAAGATGGCGGAGCTTTCGGTCGGAGAGATTGCGACAATCTCCGGACGCTACTATGCGATGGATCGTGACAAGAACTACGACCGAGTCGTGAGGGCGTATGACGCGATGACGAAGGGGGTCGGCGTGACCGCGTCCTCTGCATCGGAGGCGATCGAGGCAAGCTATCAGAGAGAGGTGTTGGACGAGTTCGTGGAGCCGACCGTCATTCAGAAGGACGGCGCGCCGACCGCGACCATTCAGGACGGCGATTCTGTAATCTTCTTTAATTTCCGTCCGGATCGTGCCCGGGAGATGACGCACTGCTTCTGTGATACGGATTTCCGCTTCTTTGAGAGGCCGCACCGTATCGAGACCTGCTTCGTCTGCTTCACTGACTACGACCCGCTGATTCCGAACAAGCTGGTCGCATTTAAGAAGCAGAGTATCACGAATACCCTCGGAGAGTATGTGGCGTCTCTCGGACTCCGGCAGGTACGGATCGCGGAGACGGAGAAGTACGCGCATGTGACCTTCTTCTTCAACGGCGGCGTAGAGGAGCCGAATCCGGGCGAGGACAGAATCCTCGTACCGTCTCCGAAGGATGTAGCGACCTATGATCTGAAGCCGCAGATGTCCTGTCCGGAGGTCTGCGACCGTATGGTGGAGGCGATCGGCTCCGGCAAATATGACCTCGTGATCACGAATTTCGCGAATCCGGATATGGTCGGACATACCGGCGTGATCCCGGCGGCGGTGAAGGCGATTGAGGTGGTCGATGAGGCGGTCGGCAGAGTGGTAGAGGCGGTGAAGAAGGCGGATGGGCAGCTCTTCATCTTAGCGGATCACGGCAATGCGGACAAGATGATCGACGAGAAGACCGGCGAGCCGTTCACGGCGCATACCACGAATCCGGTTCCGTTCATTCTCGTGAACGCCGATCCGAAGTATACGCTCCGGGAAAACGGCTGTCTGGCGGATGTCGCGCCGACGCTTCTCCAGCTCATGGAGCTGCCGCAGCCTGCCGAAATGACCGGAAAGTCTCTCCTTATAGAGAAATGA
- a CDS encoding DegV family protein, giving the protein MKIEVSTDSGSGISQEESRLLGIRVVPMPFRIDGQEFFEDINITREDFFERLEQGAEVATSQPSMEDVMRVWDELLRECDAIVHVPLTSGLSGSTQTAIMLSQEERYEGRVFVADSRGVSVVQRQHCLFAKELAEKGYPADQIRDILNREASSNSIFIGVDTLKYLKKGGRITPVAAAIGTLLHIKPVLTIVKGGKLDSYTKVRTTRQVKEAIIAGLREDLAKKHGDPEGKNCYIAVAYTDNREQAEAFADELREAFPNRLGSEIVVNPLSLLISCHIGQNGLGGALIERMPELEKR; this is encoded by the coding sequence ATGAAAATAGAGGTTTCCACAGATTCCGGCTCCGGGATATCGCAGGAGGAGAGCAGACTGCTGGGCATCCGGGTAGTGCCGATGCCGTTTCGTATCGACGGGCAGGAATTTTTCGAAGATATCAATATTACGAGAGAGGACTTCTTCGAGCGGCTGGAGCAGGGTGCGGAGGTCGCGACCTCGCAGCCCTCGATGGAGGACGTGATGCGGGTCTGGGACGAGCTGCTCAGGGAATGCGATGCGATCGTACATGTTCCGCTGACCTCGGGGCTTTCGGGCTCTACGCAGACGGCGATCATGCTGTCGCAGGAGGAGCGGTATGAGGGAAGGGTTTTCGTAGCGGACAGCCGCGGTGTCTCGGTCGTGCAGCGGCAGCATTGCCTCTTCGCGAAGGAGCTGGCGGAGAAGGGGTATCCGGCGGATCAGATCCGGGACATCCTGAACCGGGAGGCATCCTCGAACAGTATTTTTATCGGGGTGGATACACTGAAGTATCTGAAGAAGGGCGGCAGGATCACGCCGGTTGCGGCAGCGATCGGGACGCTGCTCCATATCAAGCCGGTGCTCACCATCGTGAAGGGCGGGAAGCTCGATTCCTATACAAAGGTGCGAACCACGAGGCAGGTGAAGGAGGCGATCATCGCCGGACTGCGGGAGGATCTCGCGAAGAAGCACGGGGATCCGGAGGGAAAGAACTGCTATATCGCTGTCGCCTATACCGACAACCGCGAGCAGGCGGAGGCGTTTGCGGACGAGCTGCGGGAGGCATTTCCGAACCGGCTCGGATCGGAGATCGTCGTGAATCCGCTGTCGCTTCTGATTTCCTGTCACATCGGGCAGAATGGGCTCGGCGGCGCGCTGATCGAGCGCATGCCGGAGCTGGAAAAACGATAA
- the lepA gene encoding translation elongation factor 4: MANIDRSKIRNFCIIAHIDHGKSTLADRIIEKTGTLTEREMQSQVLDNMDIERERGITIKSQSARIVYRAQDGGEYLFNLIDTPGHVDFNYEVSRALAACDGAILIVDSTQGIQAQTLANTYLALDHDLEILPVINKIDLPSADPERVAQEIEDVIGIEAMDAPRISAKTGLHIEEVLEAIVHRLPAPKGSPENPLQALIFDSLYDSYRGVIIFCRVKEGRVAKGSNIRLMATGAEFTVTEVGYFAPGQFIPCEELSAGAVGYLTASIKNIRDTRVGDTVTTVEHPAGAPLPGYKKVQSMVFCGIYPADTQRYPELRDALEKLQLNDAALNYEPETSAALGFGFRCGFLGLLHLDVVQERLEREYDLDLVTTAPSVVYHIYKNDGSMIELTNPSNLPDPAEIDHIEEPVVTAEIMVTPDYLGSIMTLCQERRGVYLSTDYIEQSRAVLKYELPLNEIIYDFFDALKSRSRGYASFDYELKGYQTSRMVKLDILVNRQQIDALSFIVHADSAYERGKKMCEKLKNEIPRQLFEIPIQAAIGGHVQARETIKALRKDVLAKCYGGDVSRKKKLLEKQKEGKKRMRQFGNVEIPQSAFMSVLKLDSE; encoded by the coding sequence ATGGCAAATATCGACCGGAGTAAAATCAGAAATTTTTGTATCATCGCCCACATCGATCACGGCAAATCCACGCTGGCGGATCGCATCATCGAGAAGACGGGCACCCTGACCGAACGCGAAATGCAGTCACAGGTGCTCGATAATATGGATATCGAGCGTGAAAGGGGCATCACGATCAAGTCCCAGAGCGCCCGCATCGTGTACAGGGCGCAGGACGGCGGGGAATACCTCTTCAACCTGATCGACACGCCGGGGCATGTGGACTTCAACTACGAGGTCTCCCGTGCGCTCGCTGCCTGCGACGGAGCGATTCTGATCGTCGACAGCACACAGGGCATTCAGGCGCAGACTCTGGCCAATACCTACCTCGCGCTGGATCATGATCTCGAGATCCTGCCGGTCATCAATAAGATCGATCTTCCCTCCGCAGACCCGGAGCGGGTCGCGCAGGAGATCGAGGATGTGATCGGCATAGAGGCAATGGATGCGCCGCGAATCTCCGCGAAAACCGGCCTGCATATCGAAGAGGTACTCGAGGCAATCGTCCACAGGCTCCCCGCACCGAAGGGTTCTCCGGAGAATCCCCTTCAGGCGCTGATCTTCGACTCCCTCTACGATTCCTACCGCGGCGTCATCATTTTCTGTCGTGTGAAGGAGGGTCGGGTCGCGAAGGGCAGCAATATCCGGCTGATGGCAACCGGTGCGGAATTCACCGTGACCGAGGTCGGCTATTTCGCGCCGGGACAGTTCATCCCCTGCGAAGAGCTCAGCGCCGGCGCGGTGGGCTATCTCACTGCCTCCATCAAAAACATCCGGGATACCCGCGTCGGAGATACGGTCACGACTGTCGAGCATCCCGCCGGAGCCCCGCTGCCGGGCTACAAGAAGGTGCAGAGCATGGTTTTCTGCGGCATCTACCCTGCGGATACCCAGCGCTATCCGGAGCTCCGGGACGCGCTCGAAAAGCTGCAGCTCAATGATGCCGCACTGAACTATGAGCCGGAGACCTCCGCTGCGCTGGGCTTCGGCTTCCGCTGCGGCTTCCTCGGACTGCTGCACCTCGACGTCGTGCAGGAACGGCTCGAACGGGAATACGACCTCGACCTCGTGACGACCGCCCCCTCCGTTGTATACCACATTTACAAAAATGACGGATCGATGATCGAGCTGACCAACCCCTCCAACCTCCCCGATCCGGCAGAGATCGATCATATCGAGGAACCGGTCGTGACGGCGGAGATCATGGTGACACCGGACTATCTCGGTTCCATTATGACCCTCTGTCAGGAGCGGCGCGGCGTCTACCTGTCTACCGACTATATCGAGCAGAGCCGCGCGGTTCTGAAATATGAGCTGCCGCTGAACGAGATCATCTACGACTTCTTCGACGCGCTGAAGTCCCGAAGCCGCGGCTATGCAAGCTTCGACTACGAGCTCAAGGGCTACCAGACCAGCAGGATGGTAAAGCTGGATATTCTCGTGAACCGGCAGCAGATCGATGCGCTCTCCTTCATCGTCCACGCAGACTCCGCCTATGAAAGAGGCAAGAAGATGTGTGAGAAGCTGAAAAACGAGATCCCGCGTCAGCTCTTCGAGATCCCGATTCAGGCGGCGATCGGCGGACACGTCCAGGCACGCGAGACCATCAAGGCGCTCCGCAAGGACGTCCTCGCGAAGTGCTACGGCGGCGATGTCTCCCGTAAAAAGAAGCTGCTCGAGAAGCAGAAGGAGGGAAAGAAGCGGATGCGTCAATTCGGCAATGTCGAGATCCCGCAGAGCGCCTTCATGAGCGTGCTGAAGCTCGATTCGGAATAA
- the rpsT gene encoding 30S ribosomal protein S20, with protein sequence MANIKSAKKRVTIAQAKNEKNRAIRSEVKTYMKKVFAAVEAGDKETANTMLRMAQKKISMAQSKGVYKANNASRKIGQLYKAVGTMA encoded by the coding sequence ATGGCTAACATTAAATCCGCGAAGAAGAGAGTAACAATCGCACAGGCGAAGAATGAGAAGAACAGAGCGATCCGCTCCGAGGTCAAGACCTATATGAAGAAGGTATTTGCTGCGGTGGAGGCTGGGGACAAGGAGACCGCGAATACCATGCTTCGGATGGCGCAGAAGAAGATCTCCATGGCGCAGAGCAAGGGCGTTTACAAGGCAAACAACGCTTCCAGAAAGATCGGTCAGCTCTACAAGGCTGTCGGTACAATGGCATAA
- a CDS encoding ComEC/Rec2 family competence protein, translating to MLKRPCLLAALAVLLGELAVFPALPGMLRCLPLLLYLLFLFLHFRKNRLSARLFFLLLLFLFGSAVRFRMVSAHLTAYQETLAAFGRQRLLLEGTVADSSFAAGKTELKLRRCLVSSAYGSLESLPETADPKLRERYHRSCGSLRVYLDGSADCFPGQQVQVLGSLLPAEPATNEGEFSFLDYSRSLGLSGSFSGTALSAATGQGSPYRRSLQRLRRYLQEKLHSLAGEEESGVYQAILLGNRGELSEETQKQYRKNGIAHILAVSGLHLSLIGLGFHRLLCMLGLPLLPANLLSIFVILSYGILCGSAPSVLRAVLMLQLRFLAGILGRSYDMLSALSLSAIILLLENPLLLTHSGFQLSFLAVLALGLTEMLPMPEGGGLRGLLGAFYLQLFLLPLTLFHFFQIPLYALLLNLLVLPLFSALLASGLVGLLLASLPELLFCIFLRRDFPPTGLVTEGLALGARLLLSSGHNVLSFYDRLCAFAARLPGAYLTPGRPGLREMLHYYAALLALSGLLSRRRCSVRKAGQKREGNAGGRWESLLLPLFFLLFAAALLRLPRRAPAGLEITALDVGQGDGFVLRSGGRVITIDCGSGSNRHFGENVLTPYLLSQGIDSIDLSVISHSDSDHTSGILALLTEGELPVRRLLLPAAAEGDARYDSLRELSALRGTELRYVRMGDAVLLRTADGSPELCLRCYFPLGTGFVEDANRHSSGLLLEYGHFHMLFTGDMPKEEEAVMLQVMQTCGEFPDLDILKAGHHGSHTSTSEVLLECCRPEYALLSYGRGNSYGHPHRETLRLLDRHSVRILETGRLGEIRIVSDGERYEISAPGPKNLYK from the coding sequence ATGCTGAAACGTCCCTGTCTTTTGGCGGCGCTCGCCGTCCTGCTGGGAGAGCTTGCGGTATTTCCGGCGCTTCCCGGCATGCTTCGCTGCCTGCCGCTTCTTCTCTATCTCCTCTTCCTCTTCCTGCATTTCCGTAAAAACCGGCTTTCTGCACGGTTGTTTTTCCTGCTGCTCCTTTTTTTGTTCGGCTCCGCTGTCCGCTTCCGCATGGTTTCTGCACATCTCACGGCGTATCAGGAGACGCTTGCAGCCTTCGGCAGGCAGCGGCTCCTGCTGGAGGGTACGGTCGCAGACAGCAGCTTCGCCGCAGGAAAGACAGAACTCAAGCTCCGGCGCTGCCTCGTATCCAGCGCCTATGGGAGTCTGGAATCGCTTCCGGAGACGGCAGATCCGAAGCTTCGGGAACGCTATCACCGAAGCTGCGGCAGCCTGCGCGTCTATCTGGACGGTTCGGCGGACTGCTTCCCGGGGCAGCAGGTGCAGGTACTCGGCAGCCTTCTCCCTGCGGAGCCTGCGACGAATGAGGGAGAGTTCAGCTTTCTGGATTATTCCCGTTCGCTCGGTCTGAGCGGCAGCTTCTCCGGAACCGCGCTTTCTGCCGCCACAGGACAGGGCTCTCCGTATCGAAGAAGCCTGCAGAGGCTCCGGAGATATTTACAGGAGAAGCTGCATTCCCTCGCGGGAGAGGAGGAGAGCGGCGTGTATCAGGCGATTCTCCTCGGCAATCGGGGGGAGCTTTCGGAGGAAACACAGAAGCAGTATCGGAAAAACGGGATTGCCCATATCCTTGCGGTTTCCGGACTGCATCTCTCGCTGATCGGGCTCGGCTTCCACCGGCTGCTCTGCATGCTGGGGCTGCCGCTGCTTCCGGCAAATCTCCTCAGTATCTTTGTGATCCTGTCCTATGGCATCCTCTGCGGCAGCGCTCCCTCCGTGCTGCGGGCGGTGCTGATGCTGCAGCTTCGCTTCCTGGCGGGGATACTCGGGCGCAGCTACGATATGCTCTCCGCTCTTTCGCTCTCCGCTATTATCCTGCTCCTCGAAAATCCGTTGCTGCTCACGCATTCCGGCTTCCAGCTCAGCTTCCTTGCGGTGCTGGCGCTGGGACTCACGGAAATGCTGCCGATGCCGGAGGGAGGGGGGCTGCGGGGGCTTCTCGGTGCATTTTATTTACAGCTTTTCCTGCTTCCCCTGACGCTTTTCCATTTCTTTCAGATCCCCCTTTATGCGCTGCTGCTGAACCTGCTGGTGCTCCCTCTCTTCTCTGCCCTGCTTGCTTCGGGACTTGTCGGACTGCTGCTTGCCTCGCTTCCGGAGCTGCTGTTCTGTATTTTCCTCCGGAGGGACTTTCCGCCGACGGGGCTCGTAACAGAGGGGCTCGCTTTGGGAGCGCGGCTTCTCCTGTCCTCCGGACACAATGTGCTCTCGTTCTATGACCGGCTCTGCGCGTTCGCGGCGCGGCTTCCGGGTGCGTATCTGACGCCGGGCAGGCCGGGGCTGCGGGAAATGCTTCATTACTATGCGGCGCTGCTTGCCCTGAGTGGCCTTCTGTCCCGACGGCGGTGCTCTGTACGGAAGGCAGGGCAGAAAAGGGAGGGCAATGCGGGGGGAAGATGGGAGAGTCTGCTGCTTCCTTTGTTTTTTCTGCTGTTTGCGGCAGCGCTCCTCCGGCTTCCGAGGCGGGCGCCTGCGGGGCTGGAAATCACTGCGCTCGACGTGGGGCAGGGAGACGGCTTCGTGCTCCGCTCCGGAGGGCGGGTCATCACGATCGACTGCGGTTCCGGCTCGAATCGGCACTTCGGAGAAAATGTCCTCACACCCTATCTCCTGTCACAGGGGATAGACAGTATCGATCTCTCTGTGATCAGTCACTCGGACAGCGACCATACCAGCGGGATACTTGCCTTGCTGACTGAGGGGGAGCTGCCGGTTCGGCGGCTGCTTCTTCCCGCGGCAGCAGAGGGGGATGCCCGCTATGACAGCCTGCGGGAGCTTTCGGCGCTTCGCGGGACAGAGCTTCGCTATGTCAGGATGGGGGACGCGGTTTTGCTTCGGACAGCAGACGGGAGCCCGGAGCTCTGTCTCCGCTGCTATTTCCCGCTGGGTACGGGCTTCGTGGAGGACGCGAACCGGCATTCGAGCGGGCTGCTGCTTGAATACGGACATTTCCATATGCTCTTTACCGGAGATATGCCGAAGGAAGAGGAGGCGGTCATGCTTCAGGTAATGCAGACATGTGGTGAATTTCCGGATCTCGATATCCTGAAGGCGGGACATCACGGCTCTCATACCAGTACCTCGGAAGTGCTGCTGGAATGCTGCCGGCCGGAGTATGCGCTGCTGTCCTACGGCAGAGGCAACTCCTACGGGCATCCGCACCGGGAGACGCTCCGGCTGCTTGACCGGCATTCGGTGCGCATACTGGAGACAGGAAGGCTGGGGGAGATACGGATCGTGAGCGATGGGGAGCGCTACGAGATCTCTGCGCCGGGCCCGAAGAATCTATATAAGTAA
- a CDS encoding branched-chain amino acid aminotransferase, translating into MRQRREGEERAMAKKDLDWGNIGFQYRQTDRRYVSNWENGEWDAGALTDDANVVLNESAGILQYCQQVFEGLKAYSWEDGSIVCFRPDLNAERIYASAQRIEMPPFPKERFLDAVDQVVRANMDWVPPYGSGAALYLRPYEFATGVVIGVKPADRYQFRLFATPVGPYYKGGASPIALQVSDFDRAAPHGTGAVKAGLNYAMSLHPSVLAHEAGYAENLYLDAATRSYVEETGGSNVIFVDKERNLVIPRSPSILPSITRRSVAYVAEHYLHLNVAERPVRFTELRDFAECGLCGTAAVISPVGRIAAHEETIAFPSGMERAGEVIAALYETLSGIQSGRIAAPEGWIRHVR; encoded by the coding sequence ATGCGGCAGCGCCGTGAGGGAGAGGAGCGAGCTATGGCAAAGAAAGATCTGGACTGGGGCAATATCGGCTTTCAATATCGGCAGACCGACAGAAGATATGTCTCAAACTGGGAGAACGGCGAATGGGACGCGGGAGCGCTCACCGACGATGCGAATGTAGTGCTGAACGAGTCCGCGGGCATCCTCCAGTATTGTCAGCAGGTTTTCGAGGGGCTGAAGGCATACAGCTGGGAGGATGGCTCTATCGTCTGCTTCCGCCCGGATCTGAATGCAGAGCGGATCTATGCGTCCGCGCAGCGGATCGAGATGCCGCCCTTTCCGAAGGAGAGATTTCTGGACGCGGTGGATCAGGTCGTACGTGCGAATATGGACTGGGTGCCGCCCTATGGCTCCGGCGCGGCACTCTATCTCCGTCCCTATGAGTTCGCAACAGGTGTGGTGATTGGTGTGAAACCGGCGGATCGCTATCAGTTCCGGCTCTTCGCGACGCCGGTCGGTCCGTATTATAAGGGCGGAGCGAGTCCGATCGCATTGCAGGTTTCGGACTTCGACCGCGCCGCGCCGCATGGAACCGGCGCGGTCAAGGCGGGACTGAATTATGCGATGAGTCTGCATCCCTCTGTGCTTGCGCATGAGGCAGGCTATGCGGAGAACCTCTATCTCGATGCGGCGACGAGGAGCTATGTCGAGGAGACCGGCGGTTCCAATGTAATCTTCGTAGATAAGGAGCGAAATCTCGTCATTCCGAGGTCTCCCTCCATCCTCCCATCGATTACGCGGCGTTCCGTCGCTTATGTAGCGGAGCATTATCTCCACCTGAATGTAGCGGAGCGTCCGGTGCGCTTCACAGAGCTTCGGGATTTTGCGGAGTGCGGACTCTGCGGAACCGCCGCGGTGATCTCTCCGGTCGGGAGAATCGCAGCGCATGAGGAGACGATTGCTTTCCCGAGCGGCATGGAGAGGGCAGGAGAGGTAATAGCGGCGCTCTATGAGACTCTGAGCGGCATCCAAAGCGGCAGAATCGCTGCACCGGAGGGCTGGATCCGCCACGTGAGATAA